Proteins from a single region of Haloarcula laminariae:
- a CDS encoding DUF7289 family protein: MSDRAVSEVVSYVLVFALVVSTVGIISVSGLGTLQDVRNDEQMENAERAFDVLADNLADIHRRDAPSRATELSLGEAQMATGENVTMRVNVTDADGTWRSKGWKIRPLVYTGDEDRKLVYEAGAVFRTSNGGGVRITDPPFVVSEDRVLISVVGLNRPDRQSLAGSTVLVRGRNRGTTLAYNSTATDVSRVSVSLRGTPRTTLWTDYFEESGFDCTDLTDGIECTFDPGSDIDQVYVVHHDIRVGIES, encoded by the coding sequence ATGTCTGACCGGGCCGTCAGCGAGGTCGTCAGCTACGTGCTGGTGTTCGCACTCGTCGTCTCGACCGTCGGGATAATCTCGGTGAGCGGGCTCGGGACCCTTCAGGATGTCCGGAACGACGAGCAGATGGAGAACGCCGAACGGGCCTTCGACGTGCTCGCGGACAACCTCGCGGACATCCATCGGCGCGACGCCCCCAGCCGCGCGACGGAACTCAGCCTCGGTGAGGCTCAGATGGCAACCGGCGAGAACGTCACGATGCGTGTGAACGTGACCGACGCCGACGGAACGTGGCGGAGCAAGGGCTGGAAGATACGCCCGCTCGTCTACACCGGCGACGAAGACCGGAAGCTGGTGTACGAGGCCGGGGCGGTGTTCCGGACCTCGAACGGCGGCGGAGTCCGGATAACTGACCCGCCCTTCGTCGTCAGCGAGGACCGCGTCCTCATCTCGGTAGTCGGACTCAACCGTCCGGACCGGCAGTCCCTCGCCGGGTCGACCGTACTCGTACGCGGGCGAAACAGGGGGACGACTCTCGCGTACAACAGCACGGCTACCGACGTCAGCAGGGTCTCCGTGTCCCTACGAGGAACGCCTCGGACGACGCTGTGGACCGACTACTTCGAGGAGTCGGGCTTTGACTGTACGGACCTCACCGACGGCATCGAGTGTACGTTTGACCCCGGGAGCGACATCGACCAGGTGTACGTGGTCCACCACGACATCCGGGTCGGCATCGAGTCCTGA
- a CDS encoding DUF7266 family protein produces the protein MSDARAVSTTLSYVLSLGIATVLITGLIVAGGSYIDSQREQVIRDELTVTGQQIASDIEWADRLVRAGDSAVTVRTNRSFSNSVTGAPYRVTLDDDNETVVLRTTDPDVTVRIGLAVETPLAESSILGGDLQVRYTGSELEVRDV, from the coding sequence ATGTCTGACGCGCGCGCGGTCTCGACGACGCTCAGCTACGTGCTCTCGCTGGGCATCGCGACGGTGCTCATCACCGGTCTCATCGTCGCCGGCGGGTCCTACATCGACTCCCAGCGCGAGCAGGTCATCAGGGACGAACTCACCGTCACCGGCCAGCAGATAGCCTCGGACATCGAGTGGGCCGACCGGCTGGTCAGAGCCGGCGACTCCGCCGTGACTGTCCGGACCAACCGGTCGTTCTCGAACTCGGTTACGGGCGCCCCGTACCGGGTCACGCTGGACGACGACAACGAGACGGTCGTCCTGCGCACCACCGACCCCGACGTGACTGTGCGGATAGGGCTCGCTGTCGAGACGCCGCTCGCGGAGAGCTCCATCCTCGGGGGCGACCTGCAGGTCCGGTACACCGGGAGCGAGCTGGAGGTGCGCGATGTCTGA
- a CDS encoding DUF7261 family protein, with amino-acid sequence MADLSGGDRGQIILVAAFALAIIFVALALIVNSAIFTENLASRGETTGSGDALSMRAMVETNVGDAVRSANRHDNSSTATLTAAVNAGISNISKQTGRQGARSGRVVDVAYDSSRAGKRLYQSNGTTFANDSSDAYPVAEDVTRVAGGNGTRAFELDATGIAASDNASAFTVRVQEHGLDSGNENSWRARIWRVDADTVHVRTLKNESGTRTTEDCEVTHDPTVSSVHIDVTGGTIQGEECDALTTGPTGENFHFAAGATDNYDISFANAGNITGNFSMVVHPGAGLALPSLDTTLQSSDALYDVTVRYTYVTTDLRYETDVRVAPGETDV; translated from the coding sequence GTGGCGGATCTGAGCGGCGGCGACCGGGGACAGATTATCCTGGTCGCGGCCTTTGCGCTCGCCATCATCTTCGTCGCGCTGGCGCTCATCGTCAACTCGGCGATTTTCACGGAGAACCTGGCGAGCCGGGGCGAGACCACCGGTAGCGGCGACGCGCTGTCGATGCGGGCGATGGTCGAGACGAACGTCGGCGACGCGGTCAGGTCGGCGAACCGCCACGACAACAGCTCGACCGCGACGCTGACGGCCGCCGTGAACGCCGGCATCAGCAACATCTCCAAACAGACGGGCCGGCAGGGGGCCCGGTCGGGCCGCGTGGTCGACGTCGCGTACGACTCGTCGAGGGCGGGAAAGCGGCTCTACCAGTCGAACGGGACGACGTTCGCCAACGACAGCTCGGACGCGTATCCCGTCGCCGAGGACGTCACCAGGGTTGCCGGGGGGAACGGCACGCGGGCCTTCGAGCTAGACGCCACCGGCATTGCGGCTTCGGACAACGCCAGCGCGTTTACCGTTCGGGTCCAGGAGCACGGGCTCGATAGCGGAAACGAGAACAGCTGGCGCGCCCGCATCTGGCGTGTCGACGCCGACACCGTTCACGTCAGGACGCTGAAAAACGAGAGCGGGACGAGGACGACCGAGGACTGCGAGGTCACGCACGACCCCACCGTCTCGTCGGTCCACATCGACGTGACGGGGGGGACCATCCAGGGCGAGGAGTGTGACGCGCTCACCACCGGTCCGACCGGCGAGAACTTCCACTTCGCGGCCGGAGCGACGGACAACTACGACATCTCCTTTGCCAACGCGGGCAACATCACCGGGAACTTCTCGATGGTCGTCCATCCGGGGGCGGGCCTGGCGCTCCCGTCGCTCGACACCACGCTCCAGTCCAGCGATGCGCTGTACGACGTGACGGTCCGGTACACGTACGTGACGACCGACCTGCGCTACGAGACCGACGTTCGGGTCGCCCCGGGTGAGACGGATGTCTGA
- a CDS encoding DUF7288 family protein: MRAQAHTLEATVAGLLMLSSLVFALQMTAVTPLSASTSSQHIEDQQQSIGQGVLAAASQRGVLKPAVLYWNNSSAQFHDVGVQRFYTSGPPENRFGAMLERAFNENGIAYNVYLRFQNDKGVPITRRYVYSGVPTDNAVTATHTVTLQDDDPLYDARERPTDTSVGTANVTYPMPDTGGNLYNTVRVEVVAWRI, encoded by the coding sequence ATGCGGGCACAGGCACACACGCTGGAGGCGACGGTCGCCGGGCTGCTCATGCTGTCGAGCCTCGTCTTCGCGTTGCAGATGACGGCGGTGACGCCGCTGTCGGCGAGCACGTCCAGCCAGCACATCGAGGACCAGCAACAGTCCATCGGGCAGGGCGTCCTCGCCGCGGCGTCACAGCGCGGCGTGTTGAAACCGGCGGTGCTCTACTGGAACAACAGCTCGGCGCAGTTCCACGACGTGGGCGTCCAGCGGTTCTACACGTCGGGGCCCCCGGAGAACCGTTTCGGCGCGATGCTGGAACGGGCGTTCAACGAGAACGGTATCGCTTACAACGTCTACTTGCGGTTCCAGAACGACAAGGGGGTACCGATAACGCGGCGGTACGTCTACAGCGGCGTCCCGACGGACAACGCTGTCACGGCGACCCATACGGTGACGCTACAGGACGACGACCCGCTGTACGACGCCCGGGAGCGCCCGACCGACACCAGCGTCGGCACCGCCAACGTGACCTATCCGATGCCCGACACCGGCGGCAATCTCTACAACACCGTTCGGGTGGAGGTGGTCGCGTGGCGGATCTGA
- a CDS encoding DUF7287 family protein, with product MGTQRSDEPQNRQPGSGSGERGQTTLDFAIGISVFLAVLLFIFLFIPGILSPFTESAQDETVSSNRVADQLATGTLASPSDPYALDSYCTVTFFEGDATGCPFQNAPLEEQLGVATSNQRVNVSLRGNLTGTGQELLCWDSSEPDTGLVGSSSGECDTTGPTDDTVLSRGDALPDTEPSVTSVRVVSLDNRDVTLYVEMW from the coding sequence CGGACAGACGACGCTCGATTTCGCCATCGGTATCAGCGTCTTCCTCGCGGTGTTGCTGTTCATCTTCCTGTTCATCCCGGGCATCCTGTCGCCGTTCACCGAGAGCGCGCAGGACGAGACGGTGTCGTCGAACCGAGTCGCGGACCAGCTCGCGACCGGGACGCTGGCGTCGCCCTCGGACCCGTACGCGCTGGACAGCTACTGTACGGTCACGTTCTTCGAGGGGGACGCGACGGGCTGTCCGTTCCAGAACGCGCCGCTCGAAGAACAGCTCGGCGTCGCGACGAGCAACCAGCGGGTGAACGTCAGCCTCCGTGGGAATCTGACCGGCACCGGCCAGGAGCTGCTGTGCTGGGACAGCTCCGAACCGGACACCGGACTCGTCGGCTCGTCGAGTGGCGAGTGTGATACGACCGGGCCGACGGACGACACCGTCCTGAGTCGCGGGGACGCGCTTCCGGACACCGAACCGTCGGTGACCTCGGTCAGGGTCGTCTCGCTCGACAACCGAGACGTGACGCTGTATGTGGAGATGTGGTAA